A single Comamonas sp. NLF-1-9 DNA region contains:
- the gltX gene encoding glutamate--tRNA ligase, producing the protein MTEKKVRTRFAPSPTGFIHLGNIRSALYPWAYARAMGGQFILRIEDTDLERSTQEAVDVILEGMQWLELDIDEGPYYQMQRMERYKAVLEQLKASGHVYPCYMSVQELDALRERQTAAKEKPRYDGTWRPEPGKTLPPIPEGVQPVLRFKTPQTGTVGWDDQCKGRIEFQNSELDDLVIARPDGTPTYNFCVCVDDMDMAITHVIRGDDHVNNTPRQIHIYQALGVEPPVFAHLPTVLNEDGEKMSKRRGAKPVTWYRDAGFLPDAMVNYLARLGWSHGDDEIFSRAEFLEWFNLNHLGKSAGQFDEAKLRWVNAQHLKALADEDLARRVRPFVLQEGVSEAQLDADDRLPRICALFKDRCDTLVDLARWARLFYLDAIERNVEDAAQHLNDAAQAPLAAFAEAIESVQWTREAINAAIKGVLKAQGIKMPQLAMPLRVLTMGVAHTPSVDAVLELLGREKILARLQNR; encoded by the coding sequence ATGACAGAAAAGAAAGTACGCACCCGCTTCGCCCCTTCGCCCACCGGCTTCATCCACCTGGGCAACATTCGCTCGGCGCTCTACCCCTGGGCTTATGCGCGCGCCATGGGCGGGCAATTCATCCTGCGCATCGAAGACACCGACCTGGAGCGCTCCACGCAAGAGGCAGTGGACGTCATCCTCGAAGGCATGCAGTGGCTCGAGCTCGACATCGACGAAGGCCCCTACTACCAGATGCAGCGCATGGAGCGCTACAAGGCGGTGCTCGAGCAGCTCAAGGCCAGCGGCCACGTCTACCCCTGCTACATGAGCGTGCAAGAGCTCGACGCCCTGCGCGAGCGCCAGACCGCAGCCAAGGAAAAGCCGCGCTACGACGGCACCTGGCGCCCCGAGCCGGGCAAGACCCTGCCGCCCATCCCCGAGGGCGTGCAGCCCGTACTGCGCTTCAAGACGCCGCAAACCGGCACAGTGGGCTGGGACGATCAATGCAAGGGCCGCATCGAGTTCCAGAACAGCGAGCTCGACGACCTGGTCATCGCCCGCCCCGACGGCACGCCGACCTACAACTTCTGCGTCTGCGTGGACGACATGGACATGGCGATCACCCACGTGATTCGCGGTGACGACCACGTCAACAACACCCCGCGCCAGATCCACATCTACCAGGCGCTGGGCGTTGAGCCGCCGGTCTTTGCCCACCTGCCCACGGTGCTCAATGAAGACGGCGAAAAGATGAGCAAGCGCCGAGGCGCCAAGCCCGTCACCTGGTACCGCGACGCGGGCTTTCTGCCCGACGCCATGGTCAATTACCTCGCGCGCCTGGGCTGGAGCCACGGCGACGACGAAATCTTCAGCCGCGCGGAGTTTCTTGAATGGTTCAACCTCAACCACCTGGGCAAGAGCGCCGGGCAGTTTGACGAAGCCAAACTGCGCTGGGTCAACGCCCAGCATCTGAAGGCGCTGGCCGACGAAGACCTGGCGCGGCGCGTGCGCCCCTTCGTGTTGCAAGAGGGCGTGAGCGAGGCGCAGCTCGATGCCGACGATCGCCTGCCGCGCATCTGCGCCCTGTTCAAGGACCGCTGCGACACCCTGGTGGACCTGGCCCGCTGGGCGCGGCTCTTCTACCTCGATGCGATCGAGCGCAATGTCGAGGATGCCGCCCAGCACCTGAACGACGCCGCCCAGGCTCCGCTGGCCGCCTTTGCCGAGGCCATCGAGTCGGTCCAGTGGACGCGCGAAGCCATCAACGCCGCCATCAAGGGCGTGTTGAAGGCCCAGGGCATCAAGATGCCGCAGCTCGCCATGCCGCTGCGCGTGCTCACCATGGGCGTCGCGCACACGCCGTCGGTGGACGCGGTGCTGGAACTGCTGGGTCGTGAAAAAATCCTCGCGCGACTGCAAAACCGCTGA
- the uvrC gene encoding excinuclease ABC subunit UvrC → MSKLHSDELLAQVAALPPLPGVYRYFDAQDQLLYVGKARNLKRRVASYFSKQHGGTRTGHMVSKIARLQTTVVRSEAEALLLENNLIKTQHPKYNILFRDDKSYPYLKISGVAARDGTTDDPSQRYPRISYYRGSVDKKNRYFGPYPNGWAVKQTIELIQKVFRLRTCEDTVFAHRTRPCLLYQIKRCSAPCVGYISPEDYAEDVRGAEALLRGETDELLKKLEARMLAHAEKLEFEQAAAVRNQITALSRVLHQQAVESVGDKDVDILAVRVEGGRACVNLAMVRGGRHLGDRAYFPTQVEEATGVYSAEEAEDAARSAQGVGAQVAVQVLEAFIAQHYLDVAVPPVLITSEPVDPALVQALSEQSGVRVSAVHQPREQRRVWLEMALANAKIQLARLLAEEGSQQARTHALAEALGLDVQNLDELTAECFDISHTAGEQTRASCVVFQHHKMQHGAYRRYKIEGITPGDDYAAMRQVLERRYAPLARAQQEAGGIEVTRRELRLPDLVLIDGGRGQVAMAREVFEALGLDISRIVGVEKGEGRKVGLEELVFADGREKVYLGHDSAALMLVAQIRDEAHRFAITGMRAARAKVRTGGSRLEDIPGIGPRRRARLLQRFGGARGVQDASVADLMTVDGISRQLAETIYRALR, encoded by the coding sequence ATGTCCAAGCTGCATTCCGACGAACTGCTGGCTCAGGTAGCGGCGCTGCCGCCGCTGCCGGGCGTGTACCGCTACTTTGACGCGCAGGACCAGCTGCTGTACGTGGGCAAGGCGCGCAACCTCAAGCGCCGCGTGGCCAGCTACTTCAGCAAGCAGCACGGCGGCACGCGCACCGGTCACATGGTGAGCAAGATCGCGCGGCTGCAGACCACGGTGGTGCGCTCCGAGGCCGAGGCGCTGCTGCTGGAAAACAACCTCATCAAGACCCAGCACCCCAAGTACAACATCCTCTTTCGCGACGACAAGAGCTACCCCTATCTGAAGATCAGCGGCGTGGCAGCCAGGGACGGCACGACGGACGACCCCTCGCAGCGCTATCCGCGCATCTCCTACTACCGCGGCAGCGTGGACAAGAAGAACCGCTACTTCGGCCCTTACCCCAATGGCTGGGCGGTCAAGCAGACGATAGAGCTGATCCAGAAGGTGTTTCGCCTGCGCACCTGTGAGGACACGGTGTTCGCGCACCGCACGCGGCCCTGTCTGCTCTACCAGATCAAGCGCTGCAGCGCGCCCTGCGTGGGCTACATCTCGCCCGAGGACTACGCCGAGGACGTGCGCGGCGCCGAGGCGCTGCTGCGCGGCGAAACCGACGAGCTGCTCAAGAAGCTGGAGGCGCGCATGCTGGCGCACGCCGAAAAGCTGGAGTTCGAGCAGGCCGCCGCGGTGCGCAACCAGATCACCGCGCTCTCGCGCGTGCTGCACCAGCAGGCGGTAGAGAGCGTGGGCGACAAGGATGTGGACATCCTGGCGGTGCGCGTGGAAGGCGGCCGCGCCTGCGTCAATCTTGCCATGGTGCGCGGTGGGCGCCACTTGGGCGACCGGGCCTACTTCCCCACGCAGGTGGAAGAAGCCACGGGCGTGTACAGCGCCGAAGAGGCCGAAGATGCGGCGCGCAGCGCGCAGGGCGTGGGCGCGCAGGTGGCGGTGCAGGTGCTCGAAGCCTTTATCGCCCAGCATTACCTGGATGTCGCGGTGCCGCCGGTGCTCATCACCAGCGAGCCGGTGGACCCGGCGCTGGTGCAGGCGCTGAGCGAGCAAAGCGGCGTGCGCGTCTCTGCCGTGCACCAGCCGCGCGAGCAGCGGCGGGTGTGGCTGGAGATGGCGCTGGCCAACGCGAAGATCCAGCTTGCGCGCCTGCTGGCCGAAGAGGGCTCGCAGCAGGCGCGCACCCATGCGCTGGCCGAGGCGCTGGGTCTGGACGTGCAAAACCTCGACGAGCTCACCGCCGAGTGCTTTGACATCTCGCACACCGCGGGCGAGCAGACGCGCGCCTCCTGCGTGGTGTTCCAGCACCACAAGATGCAGCACGGCGCCTACCGGCGCTACAAGATCGAGGGCATCACGCCGGGCGACGACTACGCCGCGATGCGCCAGGTGCTCGAGCGCCGCTACGCGCCGCTGGCGCGGGCGCAGCAGGAGGCGGGCGGCATCGAGGTCACGCGCCGCGAGCTGCGCCTGCCCGATCTGGTGCTGATCGACGGCGGGCGCGGCCAGGTGGCGATGGCGCGCGAGGTCTTTGAAGCGCTGGGCCTGGACATCTCGCGCATCGTCGGCGTGGAAAAGGGCGAGGGGCGCAAGGTCGGCCTGGAAGAGCTGGTGTTTGCCGACGGGCGCGAGAAGGTGTACCTGGGCCACGATTCGGCGGCGCTGATGCTGGTTGCCCAGATCCGCGACGAGGCGCACCGCTTTGCCATCACCGGCATGCGCGCGGCGCGCGCCAAGGTGCGCACCGGCGGCAGTCGGCTGGAGGACATCCCTGGCATAGGGCCGCGCCGGCGCGCGCGGCTGCTGCAGCGCTTTGGCGGCGCGCGCGGCGTGCAGGATGCGAGCGTGGCGGACTTGATGACGGTGGACGGCATCTCGCGCCAGCTCGCCGAGACCATCTACCGGGCACTACGCTGA
- a CDS encoding gamma-glutamylcyclotransferase: MSATAPSFHDDPGDVCDALAQRILQQWRARGEDLWVFGYGSLIWRPDLPYSEQRPAAVHGWHRALQMWSRVNRGTHEQPGLVFALLSGGSCRGVAFRVPQAQVAAVFPQLWRREMPLPVYEPRWLRCRTAGGEVQALGFTLSRAHPAWTGALSDADYQRIFQSARGRYGSTRDYAEQTLHELRRRGIRDRALERIVGIAGAGTITP, encoded by the coding sequence ATGAGCGCCACCGCACCCTCTTTTCACGACGATCCCGGCGACGTCTGCGACGCGCTTGCGCAGCGCATCCTGCAGCAGTGGCGGGCGCGCGGCGAAGACCTCTGGGTCTTTGGCTACGGCTCACTGATCTGGCGCCCTGACCTGCCCTACAGCGAGCAGCGCCCCGCCGCCGTGCACGGCTGGCACCGCGCGCTGCAGATGTGGAGCCGGGTCAACCGCGGCACGCACGAGCAGCCCGGCCTGGTGTTTGCACTGCTCTCGGGCGGCAGCTGCCGGGGCGTAGCCTTCCGGGTGCCGCAGGCGCAGGTCGCCGCGGTCTTTCCGCAACTGTGGCGGCGCGAGATGCCGCTGCCCGTCTATGAGCCGCGCTGGCTGCGCTGCCGCACCGCCGGCGGCGAGGTGCAGGCGCTGGGCTTTACGCTCTCGCGCGCGCATCCGGCCTGGACCGGCGCGCTCTCGGACGCCGACTACCAGCGCATCTTCCAAAGCGCCCGGGGGCGCTATGGCAGCACGCGCGACTACGCCGAGCAGACGCTGCACGAGCTGCGCCGGCGCGGCATCCGCGACCGGGCGCTGGAGCGCATCGTCGGCATCGCGGGCGCGGGCACAATCACGCCATGA
- the purF gene encoding amidophosphoribosyltransferase: MCGIVGVVGQSAVNQLIYDALLLLQHRGQDASGIVTEQERKFFMHKAKGMVRDVFRTRNMRALPGNAGLGQVRYPTAGSSTSEEEAQPFYVNAPFGIVLAHNGNLTNAHALRRELFDNDHRHTNTGSDTEVLLNVLAHELARTSSGNRLQSAQVFDAVRAVHRRVQGSYAVVALIAGFGLLAFRDPFGIRPLCLGRGDDGTVMVASESVALEGTSLHLTRDIAPGEAVVVRSDGQVESAQCAQHAELHPCIFEYVYLARPDSVMDGISVYQARLNMGETLAKRVISTVPPAEIDAVIPVPESSRPSAMQLAQRLGLPYREGFVKNRYVGRTFIMPGQATRKKSVRQKLNAIGSEFKGKRVLLVDDSIVRGTTSREIVQMARDAGASKVYLASAAPPVRHPNVYGIDMPTSEELIANGRSVDEIRAWIGCDALIYQDLEAMKRAIGQANPGVQGFEASCFDGRYITGLSAADLAALRAERSALGDDEGVAMSRLSLPNAETA; encoded by the coding sequence ATGTGTGGAATCGTGGGCGTGGTTGGCCAGTCGGCCGTCAATCAACTGATTTATGACGCCTTGCTGCTGCTGCAGCACCGCGGGCAGGACGCAAGCGGCATCGTCACCGAGCAGGAGCGCAAGTTCTTCATGCACAAGGCCAAGGGCATGGTGCGCGACGTGTTTCGCACGCGCAACATGCGCGCGCTGCCGGGCAACGCGGGCCTGGGGCAAGTGCGCTACCCGACGGCAGGCAGCAGCACCAGCGAAGAGGAAGCCCAGCCGTTCTACGTCAACGCGCCGTTCGGCATCGTGCTGGCGCATAACGGCAACCTGACCAATGCCCACGCGCTGCGCCGCGAACTGTTCGACAACGACCACCGCCACACCAACACCGGCAGCGACACCGAAGTGCTGCTGAACGTGCTGGCGCACGAGCTGGCGCGCACCAGCAGCGGCAACCGGCTGCAGTCTGCGCAGGTCTTCGATGCGGTGCGCGCGGTGCATCGGCGCGTGCAGGGCTCCTACGCCGTGGTGGCGCTGATCGCGGGTTTCGGCCTGCTGGCGTTTCGCGATCCCTTCGGCATTCGTCCGCTGTGCCTGGGCCGGGGCGACGATGGCACGGTGATGGTGGCCAGCGAATCGGTGGCGCTGGAGGGCACGTCGCTGCACCTGACGCGCGACATCGCGCCGGGCGAGGCCGTCGTGGTGCGCAGCGATGGCCAGGTGGAATCGGCCCAGTGCGCCCAGCACGCCGAGCTGCACCCCTGCATCTTCGAATACGTGTACCTGGCGCGGCCAGACTCGGTGATGGACGGCATCTCGGTCTACCAGGCGCGGCTGAACATGGGCGAAACCCTGGCCAAGCGGGTGATCTCCACGGTGCCGCCGGCCGAGATCGACGCGGTCATTCCGGTGCCCGAATCGAGCCGCCCCAGCGCCATGCAACTGGCGCAAAGGCTCGGGCTGCCCTACCGCGAGGGCTTCGTGAAGAACCGCTATGTGGGACGCACCTTCATCATGCCGGGCCAGGCCACGCGCAAGAAGTCGGTGCGCCAGAAGCTCAACGCCATAGGCAGTGAATTCAAGGGCAAGCGCGTGCTGCTGGTCGACGACTCCATCGTGCGCGGCACGACGTCGCGCGAGATCGTGCAGATGGCGCGCGACGCGGGCGCGAGCAAGGTGTATCTCGCCTCGGCCGCGCCGCCGGTGCGCCATCCCAACGTCTATGGCATAGACATGCCGACCAGCGAAGAGCTGATCGCCAACGGCCGCAGCGTCGATGAAATCCGCGCCTGGATAGGCTGCGACGCGCTGATCTACCAGGATCTGGAAGCGATGAAGCGCGCCATCGGCCAGGCCAACCCGGGCGTGCAGGGCTTTGAAGCCTCGTGCTTTGACGGCCGCTACATCACCGGCCTGAGCGCCGCAGACCTCGCAGCGCTGCGTGCCGAGCGCAGCGCGTTGGGCGATGATGAAGGCGTCGCAATGTCGCGCCTCTCGCTGCCCAACGCCGAGACTGCATAA
- the greA gene encoding transcription elongation factor GreA — translation MATLPITKRGAEKLKAELQRLKTKERPAVIAAIAEARAQGDLSENAEYDAAKDHQGFIEGRIAEIEGKLSAAQIIDPATLDAEGRVVFGATVDLEDVDTGDAVTYQIVGEDEADLKHGLINIGSPIARALIGKEVGDTADVQAPGGVRSYEVVAVRYV, via the coding sequence ATGGCTACCCTTCCCATCACCAAGCGCGGCGCTGAAAAGCTCAAGGCCGAGCTTCAGCGACTCAAGACCAAGGAGCGCCCGGCCGTGATCGCCGCGATCGCCGAGGCGCGGGCGCAGGGCGACCTGAGCGAAAACGCCGAGTACGACGCCGCCAAGGACCATCAGGGCTTCATCGAGGGGCGTATCGCCGAGATCGAGGGCAAGCTCTCGGCCGCGCAGATCATCGACCCGGCCACGCTGGACGCCGAGGGCCGCGTGGTCTTTGGCGCCACGGTCGATCTGGAAGACGTGGACACGGGCGACGCGGTGACCTACCAGATCGTCGGTGAAGATGAAGCCGACCTCAAGCACGGCCTGATCAACATCGGCAGCCCGATCGCGCGCGCGCTCATCGGCAAGGAAGTGGGCGACACCGCCGACGTGCAGGCGCCGGGCGGCGTGCGCTCCTACGAAGTCGTGGCCGTGCGCTACGTCTGA
- a CDS encoding O-succinylhomoserine sulfhydrylase, translating into MSEPISDLPEGLHPETYAVRAAVARSSYGEHSEALYLTSSFVQHDCESAARRFAREEPGYTYTRTANPTVASFEQRLAHMEGTECAVATATGMAAILLVALTTLKAGDHVIASQSMFGSTMKLLGSEMARFGVETSFVAQTDVSAWRAAVKPNTRLLFAETPTNPLTDLCDIAQLADIAHGAGALLAVDNSFASPVLQRPIEFGADLVVHSGTKLIDGQGRVMAGAVCGTQKLVDGVMGTFLRSGGLNLSPFNAWVVLKGLETLALRVKAESAAALELATWLQDHPKVAAVHYPGLKSHPQHELAMRQQSGMGGTVLAFDVVGHTPEQLRANAFHVIDRTRVCSVTANLGDVKTTITHPASTSHGRLSEEQRQAAGVKQGLIRISMGLEHMDDLKADLLRGLDTLA; encoded by the coding sequence ATGTCTGAACCCATCTCCGACCTGCCCGAGGGACTGCACCCCGAAACCTACGCCGTGCGCGCCGCCGTTGCGCGCAGCAGCTACGGCGAACACAGCGAGGCGCTGTACCTGACCAGCAGCTTCGTGCAGCACGACTGTGAAAGCGCCGCGCGCCGCTTTGCCAGGGAAGAGCCCGGCTACACCTACACCCGCACCGCCAACCCCACGGTGGCCAGTTTCGAGCAGCGCCTGGCGCACATGGAAGGCACCGAATGCGCCGTGGCCACCGCCACCGGCATGGCGGCCATCTTGCTGGTGGCGCTGACCACGCTCAAGGCGGGCGACCACGTGATCGCCTCGCAATCCATGTTCGGCTCCACCATGAAGCTGCTGGGCAGCGAGATGGCGCGCTTTGGCGTGGAGACCAGTTTCGTCGCGCAAACCGACGTGTCCGCCTGGCGAGCGGCGGTGAAGCCCAACACCCGACTGCTGTTTGCCGAAACGCCGACCAACCCACTGACCGACCTGTGCGACATCGCTCAGCTTGCCGACATCGCCCACGGCGCGGGCGCGCTGCTGGCGGTGGACAACAGCTTTGCCTCGCCGGTGCTGCAGCGCCCCATCGAGTTCGGCGCCGATCTCGTCGTGCATTCGGGCACCAAGCTGATCGACGGGCAGGGCAGGGTGATGGCCGGCGCGGTCTGCGGCACGCAAAAACTCGTCGACGGCGTGATGGGCACCTTTTTGCGCAGCGGCGGGCTCAACCTCTCGCCATTCAACGCCTGGGTGGTCTTGAAGGGGCTGGAAACCCTGGCGCTGCGCGTCAAGGCCGAAAGCGCCGCCGCGCTGGAGCTGGCCACCTGGCTGCAAGACCACCCCAAGGTCGCCGCCGTGCACTATCCGGGCCTCAAGAGCCATCCGCAGCACGAACTGGCCATGCGCCAGCAAAGCGGCATGGGCGGCACGGTGCTGGCGTTTGACGTGGTCGGCCACACGCCCGAGCAACTGCGCGCCAACGCCTTTCACGTGATCGATCGCACGCGCGTATGCTCGGTCACCGCCAACCTCGGCGACGTGAAGACCACCATCACCCACCCCGCCAGCACCTCGCACGGGCGCCTCTCGGAAGAGCAGCGTCAGGCCGCCGGCGTCAAGCAAGGCCTGATCCGCATCTCGATGGGGCTGGAACACATGGACGATCTCAAGGCCGACCTGCTGCGCGGCCTGGACACCCTGGCATGA
- the pdxH gene encoding pyridoxamine 5'-phosphate oxidase, whose amino-acid sequence MNSPSSAASIADLHQSYERSALSEDACDSDPLRQFGLWLTQALDAGVADANAMTLATVGSDLRPSTRVVLIKGYDERGIVFFTNYDSRKGHELAGNPFAALQFHWVPLERVVRIEGRTEQVSSAESDEYFHSRPLDSRIGAWASPQSQVIAERALLEQRVAHYSAHFGSAPPRPPHWGGYRLQPDRWEFWQGRRSRLHDRLRYRLGPQGWLLERLAP is encoded by the coding sequence ATGAACAGCCCATCGTCCGCCGCCTCCATCGCCGATCTGCACCAGAGCTATGAGCGCTCGGCGCTCAGCGAGGACGCCTGCGACAGCGACCCGCTGCGCCAGTTCGGCCTGTGGCTCACGCAGGCGCTGGACGCGGGCGTGGCCGACGCCAACGCCATGACCCTGGCCACCGTGGGCAGCGACCTGCGCCCGAGCACGCGCGTGGTGCTGATCAAGGGCTATGACGAGCGCGGCATCGTCTTCTTCACCAACTACGACAGCCGCAAGGGCCATGAACTGGCCGGCAACCCCTTCGCGGCGCTGCAGTTTCACTGGGTACCGCTGGAGCGCGTGGTGCGCATCGAAGGGCGGACAGAGCAGGTCAGCAGCGCGGAAAGCGACGAATACTTTCACAGCCGCCCGCTGGATTCGCGCATCGGCGCCTGGGCCAGCCCGCAAAGCCAGGTGATCGCCGAGCGCGCGCTGCTGGAGCAGCGCGTAGCGCACTACAGCGCGCATTTCGGCAGCGCGCCGCCGCGCCCGCCGCACTGGGGCGGCTATCGCCTGCAGCCCGACCGCTGGGAATTCTGGCAGGGCCGCCGCAGCCGGCTGCACGACCGCCTGCGCTACCGGCTGGGGCCGCAAGGCTGGCTGCTGGAGCGCCTGGCCCCCTGA
- a CDS encoding DUF4149 domain-containing protein, whose protein sequence is MFQRLPILAAALWWSSLSVIGFVAVPLVFMRVPQKMLAGHVTAGLFEAQTWISVACCALLLVVSRPKHSETVAPWARTALVFVILGMLLALLLQFGVAPKVIAYHGVRLWHNAATVMYFGQWLCASVVLWRLAGPAGARADAVSDR, encoded by the coding sequence ATGTTCCAGCGCCTGCCCATTCTTGCCGCCGCGCTGTGGTGGAGCAGCCTGTCGGTGATCGGCTTCGTGGCGGTGCCGCTGGTCTTCATGCGCGTGCCGCAGAAGATGCTGGCAGGCCATGTGACCGCCGGCCTGTTCGAGGCGCAGACCTGGATTTCCGTAGCATGTTGCGCGCTCCTGCTGGTCGTTTCAAGGCCAAAACACTCTGAAACCGTTGCCCCGTGGGCGCGAACAGCTCTTGTTTTTGTGATCCTCGGCATGCTGCTTGCGCTGCTGCTGCAATTTGGCGTGGCGCCCAAGGTCATTGCCTACCACGGCGTGCGCCTGTGGCATAACGCGGCGACCGTGATGTATTTCGGGCAATGGCTGTGCGCCAGCGTGGTGCTGTGGCGGCTGGCCGGGCCCGCAGGAGCGAGGGCAGATGCAGTCTCCGATCGTTGA
- a CDS encoding GGDEF domain-containing protein translates to MSGLDPRSIILVATLMGALMAVVLWFMRRHYPAHIHGIGYWAISPALWVVAALLFGNRNAGWPAALTVVLANLLLMLGAIAYLVGCQRFFKRPQRWRAWLAVAGAASLGLAWLTHVQPSYTARLIVITAVLIGIYLSNLLLLLRHGGNRLPVRLVEITLAAHIAALLVRLLTAATGLAGEEMYETSAIQIAYIGAFVVAQLFYAIGAVLMATDRLVTELEHLATCDPLTQVLNRRAVLQQCHDELLRSQRSGRGPALLMLDLDNFKAINDTHGHQHGDAVLRHFTGRVQAVLRGADRIGRYGGEEFVLLLPETGADDAMKAADRVHAALASGHALDCQLSIGLTTWQGRQDTLEHMLARADRALYQAKEQGRNRSCRA, encoded by the coding sequence ATGTCCGGCCTCGACCCACGCTCGATCATTCTCGTCGCCACCCTCATGGGCGCCCTCATGGCCGTCGTGCTGTGGTTCATGCGCCGGCACTATCCGGCCCATATCCATGGCATCGGCTACTGGGCGATCTCGCCCGCGCTGTGGGTAGTGGCCGCGCTGCTGTTCGGCAACCGCAACGCCGGCTGGCCCGCCGCGCTCACCGTGGTGCTGGCCAATCTGCTGCTGATGCTGGGCGCCATCGCCTACCTCGTCGGCTGCCAACGCTTCTTCAAGCGGCCGCAGCGTTGGAGAGCCTGGTTGGCCGTAGCCGGGGCCGCCAGCCTGGGCCTGGCCTGGCTGACCCACGTCCAGCCCAGCTACACGGCGCGGCTCATCGTGATCACTGCGGTGCTCATCGGCATTTACCTGTCCAACCTCTTGCTCCTGCTGCGCCACGGCGGCAATCGCTTGCCCGTGCGCTTGGTCGAGATCACGCTCGCCGCCCACATCGCCGCGCTGCTGGTGCGCCTGCTCACCGCAGCCACCGGGCTCGCGGGCGAGGAAATGTATGAAACATCGGCGATCCAGATCGCCTACATCGGCGCCTTCGTCGTCGCTCAACTGTTTTACGCCATCGGCGCCGTGCTCATGGCCACCGACCGCCTGGTGACCGAGCTGGAGCACCTGGCCACCTGCGACCCGCTGACGCAGGTGCTCAACCGCCGGGCCGTGCTGCAGCAGTGCCACGATGAACTGCTGCGCAGCCAGCGCAGTGGCCGCGGCCCGGCCCTGCTGATGCTGGACCTGGACAACTTCAAGGCGATCAACGACACCCACGGACACCAGCACGGCGACGCCGTCTTGCGCCATTTCACGGGCCGCGTGCAAGCCGTGCTGCGCGGCGCCGACCGCATCGGGCGCTACGGCGGCGAGGAGTTCGTCCTGCTGCTGCCCGAAACGGGGGCCGACGATGCGATGAAGGCGGCCGACCGCGTGCACGCGGCGCTCGCCAGCGGGCATGCGCTCGATTGCCAGCTCAGCATCGGGCTGACCACCTGGCAAGGCAGGCAGGACACGCTGGAGCACATGCTGGCCCGCGCTGACCGGGCGCTCTACCAGGCCAAGGAGCAAGGACGCAACCGCAGCTGCCGCGCCTGA